From Bacillus sp. Bos-x628, the proteins below share one genomic window:
- the thiM gene encoding hydroxyethylthiazole kinase yields the protein MKINHASDLLDMVRSKNPLVHHITNQVVTNFTANGLLALGASPVMANAKEEVAEMAQLADALVLNIGTLTKETVEAMIIAGRAANEKGVPVLLDPVGVGATTFRTSAANQLLQQVNISVVRGNAAEIANLIETDGWELKGVDAKEANGDVSALAKQAAKALHTVVVITGKVDVVSDGDVVMSIHNGHEWLTKVTGAGCLLTSIMGAFCATGEQPFHAAASALLFYGVAAEKAALQTKGNGPGTFQMELLNELSNTSATDVITLGKIEGDVYDKG from the coding sequence ATGAAGATAAACCACGCATCTGACTTGCTGGACATGGTCCGGTCGAAGAATCCACTTGTTCATCATATTACCAATCAAGTTGTAACCAACTTTACAGCAAATGGATTGCTTGCCTTAGGTGCTTCTCCGGTGATGGCAAATGCGAAAGAAGAAGTCGCCGAAATGGCTCAATTAGCTGATGCGCTTGTTTTAAATATTGGCACTTTGACAAAAGAGACCGTTGAAGCGATGATCATTGCTGGACGAGCGGCCAATGAAAAAGGTGTGCCTGTACTATTAGATCCTGTTGGTGTGGGAGCAACAACATTTCGGACAAGTGCAGCAAATCAACTATTACAGCAAGTCAATATATCAGTCGTAAGAGGAAATGCTGCGGAAATTGCGAACTTGATCGAAACGGATGGCTGGGAGTTAAAGGGTGTTGATGCGAAAGAGGCGAATGGTGACGTGTCAGCATTAGCAAAGCAAGCAGCGAAAGCACTTCATACGGTTGTCGTCATTACAGGAAAAGTAGATGTTGTATCGGATGGAGATGTGGTGATGTCCATTCATAATGGACATGAGTGGCTGACAAAGGTGACAGGAGCAGGCTGTTTACTCACATCTATCATGGGGGCATTTTGTGCAACAGGTGAACAGCCTTTTCATGCGGCGGCATCTGCTCTTTTATTTTATGGTGTCGCAGCAGAAAAAGCGGCTTTGCAAACCAAAGGAAATGGACCTGGGACGTTTCAAATGGAACTTTTAAATGAATTATCAAACACAAGTGCCACAGATGTGATCACTTTAGGGAAAATAGAGGGAGATGTATATGACAAAGGTTGA
- the thiE gene encoding thiamine phosphate synthase — translation MTKVDQQQLKEQLSLYFIMGTANTDRHPLDVIEEAIKGGITMFQFREKGEGALQGEAKKRLAEQIQVLCKEAHVPFIVNDDVQLAIEIDADGVHVGQEDANAQDVRQKIGEKILGISTHHIDEVKQAIKDGADYVGMGPVYPTKTKKDTRSVQGVSLIKEVRSHGLNIPIVGIGGITSDNAAPVIQAGADGISIISAISQSKQPRKAAEQLKSLVVSEKASL, via the coding sequence ATGACAAAGGTTGACCAACAGCAACTCAAGGAGCAATTGTCTCTTTACTTTATTATGGGAACAGCGAATACGGATAGGCATCCGCTAGACGTCATCGAAGAAGCTATTAAAGGCGGGATTACGATGTTTCAATTTCGCGAAAAGGGAGAAGGAGCACTGCAAGGTGAAGCCAAGAAACGATTGGCTGAGCAAATACAAGTACTTTGTAAAGAAGCGCATGTCCCTTTTATCGTGAATGATGATGTTCAGCTCGCCATAGAGATTGATGCAGACGGTGTCCATGTGGGTCAGGAAGATGCAAATGCACAAGACGTACGACAGAAGATTGGGGAGAAAATTTTAGGTATCTCCACTCATCACATTGATGAAGTCAAGCAAGCAATTAAGGACGGGGCAGATTATGTTGGCATGGGACCGGTCTATCCAACAAAAACGAAAAAGGATACACGAAGTGTACAAGGGGTCTCTTTGATAAAAGAAGTACGTAGCCATGGTCTAAATATCCCGATTGTCGGAATTGGCGGCATCACATCTGATAATGCTGCACCCGTGATACAAGCAGGTGCAGATGGCATTAGTATCATTAGTGCCATTAGTCAAAGCAAGCAGCCAAGAAAAGCAGCAGAACAACTGAAATCACTTGTTGTATCAGAAAAAGCATCTCTCTAA
- a CDS encoding cation acetate symporter produces the protein MSMTAFILFVAIVGLTLVITYFAAKKTSSASDFYTAGGGLTGFQNGLAIAGDYMSAASFLGIAGMIALNGFDGFFYSIGFLVAYLVVLYVVAEPLRNLGKYTMADMIAARFKRPAIRGVAAFNTITVSTFYMIAQLVGAGALIKLLLGIDYWIAVLIVGVLMTIYVVFGGMIATSWVQITKAVLLMLGTLIISLLVFAKFDFNFMNMFEQMKTATPLGESFLHPGNKYDVPLETLSLNLALVLGTAGLPHILIRFYTVKDAISARKSVLSATWIIGIFYLMTVFLGFGAAAFVGTEAIIAADAAGNMAAPLLAQALGGDFLFAFVSAIAFATILAVVTGLVLSAASAFAHDFYSQIIRKGKASEPEQVRAARFASIGVSILSIVLALFAQSLNVAFLVSLAFAVAASANLPLILFTVFWKKFNSTGAIAGSLTGLLSALLIVSLSPSVWDPSGAAIFTGEPLIPLSNPGIISIPLGFLAAYLGTIFSSEKADYETFTEIQVKAHTGMHMGTDS, from the coding sequence ATGAGCATGACCGCTTTTATTTTATTTGTAGCGATCGTAGGACTCACTTTGGTCATCACGTATTTTGCCGCGAAGAAAACAAGCAGTGCTAGTGATTTTTATACAGCAGGTGGAGGGCTGACAGGGTTTCAAAACGGTCTTGCCATCGCTGGAGATTATATGTCCGCTGCCTCATTTTTAGGGATAGCGGGGATGATTGCGTTAAATGGGTTTGATGGTTTCTTCTATAGCATTGGCTTTCTCGTAGCGTACCTTGTCGTTTTGTATGTTGTAGCTGAACCGCTTCGAAATCTCGGGAAATATACGATGGCAGATATGATTGCTGCACGATTTAAACGACCTGCAATTAGAGGAGTCGCTGCCTTTAATACGATCACTGTCTCTACTTTTTATATGATTGCACAGCTTGTTGGTGCAGGAGCATTAATCAAGCTGCTTCTTGGCATTGATTATTGGATTGCGGTTTTGATTGTGGGTGTATTGATGACCATCTATGTGGTGTTTGGGGGAATGATCGCCACCAGCTGGGTACAGATCACAAAAGCCGTTCTCCTGATGCTTGGTACTTTAATCATTTCACTGCTCGTGTTTGCAAAGTTTGATTTTAACTTTATGAACATGTTTGAGCAAATGAAAACAGCGACCCCGCTCGGCGAGTCCTTCCTTCATCCGGGTAATAAATATGACGTCCCATTAGAAACCCTTTCTCTTAACCTTGCACTGGTACTTGGGACTGCGGGTTTACCACATATTTTGATCCGGTTTTATACCGTAAAGGATGCCATCTCCGCAAGGAAATCTGTTCTTTCTGCGACTTGGATCATCGGGATTTTCTATTTAATGACGGTTTTCCTCGGCTTCGGTGCAGCTGCATTTGTTGGAACAGAAGCGATCATAGCAGCCGATGCAGCAGGAAATATGGCAGCGCCGCTACTTGCACAAGCCCTTGGAGGAGATTTCTTATTTGCATTTGTTTCCGCTATCGCATTTGCGACCATTTTGGCTGTTGTGACAGGGCTTGTGCTCTCCGCCGCATCTGCATTTGCGCATGATTTCTACAGTCAGATCATTCGAAAAGGGAAAGCTAGCGAACCAGAGCAGGTAAGAGCAGCTCGTTTTGCCTCAATTGGCGTGTCCATTCTATCAATCGTTCTTGCTTTATTTGCCCAGTCCTTAAACGTTGCTTTCCTTGTGTCACTTGCCTTCGCAGTTGCAGCAAGTGCCAATTTACCATTAATTCTCTTCACCGTCTTTTGGAAAAAATTCAACTCAACTGGAGCCATTGCAGGAAGTTTAACCGGTCTTCTAAGCGCACTCCTCATTGTCTCGCTCAGCCCGAGTGTCTGGGATCCGTCAGGTGCAGCCATTTTTACAGGTGAACCACTCATCCCGCTGTCTAACCCTGGCATTATTTCCATTCCACTTGGATTCCTTGCAGCTTATTTAGGAACGATTTTCTCCTCTGAAAAAGCTGATTATGAAACCTTTACAGAAATTCAAGTGAAGGCACATACAGGGATGCACATGGGCACTGATTCATAA
- a CDS encoding DUF485 domain-containing protein, giving the protein MADKKVHYRKVVASEDFRKLLEEKRRFIVPLTIFFFLFYFSLPVATSYFTFLNTPAIGAISWAWLFALTQFIMTWVLCGLYAKKAAQFDKYVSALKIESRGDDE; this is encoded by the coding sequence ATGGCAGACAAAAAAGTTCATTATAGGAAGGTTGTCGCTTCAGAGGATTTCCGAAAACTTCTTGAGGAAAAACGCCGATTTATTGTTCCGTTGACGATTTTCTTTTTTCTCTTTTACTTTTCACTTCCTGTTGCTACATCCTACTTCACCTTTTTGAACACACCAGCAATTGGTGCAATCTCATGGGCTTGGTTATTCGCCCTCACACAATTCATCATGACATGGGTTTTATGTGGACTTTATGCGAAAAAAGCTGCTCAGTTCGACAAATATGTAAGCGCTTTAAAAATTGAGTCTCGAGGTGATGACGAATGA
- a CDS encoding glycosyltransferase family protein produces the protein MNNPTILFVLCVNDESMFQACFRQLALLPAPHGYHVEVFPIREASSMASGYNKALTHPAQFKIYLHQDTLIVKQQMLLELIPLFLQNPSLGMLGVIGAESIPDNGIWWESKGCRGKVIEYRHNTYQLLSFETVHEQAGPRDFIKAAAIDGLLMATQYDIKWRDDLFDGFHFYDVSQSCEFIKNGYEVGIARQHEPWCIHKCGDHFDADAYEKARQIFLANYQ, from the coding sequence ATGAATAACCCGACCATTCTTTTTGTACTATGTGTTAACGATGAGTCGATGTTCCAAGCATGCTTCCGGCAGCTCGCCTTACTCCCTGCTCCGCATGGTTATCACGTTGAGGTTTTTCCAATTAGAGAAGCATCGAGTATGGCCTCCGGATATAATAAGGCATTGACTCATCCCGCTCAATTTAAAATTTATCTTCATCAGGATACATTGATTGTCAAACAACAAATGTTACTTGAACTCATCCCACTTTTTTTACAAAATCCGTCACTTGGAATGCTCGGGGTGATTGGAGCAGAAAGTATTCCTGACAATGGGATTTGGTGGGAGAGCAAAGGTTGCAGAGGCAAGGTGATTGAATATCGGCACAACACATATCAATTGCTTTCATTTGAAACAGTCCATGAGCAAGCCGGGCCTCGTGACTTTATTAAAGCAGCGGCTATTGACGGTCTGCTGATGGCCACGCAATATGATATAAAGTGGCGTGATGATCTCTTTGACGGGTTTCATTTTTATGATGTCTCGCAGTCTTGTGAATTTATCAAAAATGGTTATGAAGTCGGTATCGCTAGACAGCACGAACCTTGGTGTATTCACAAATGCGGAGATCACTTTGATGCGGATGCATATGAGAAAGCTAGACAAATATTTCTTGCAAATTATCAGTAA
- a CDS encoding class I SAM-dependent methyltransferase, translated as MSSDSLSYYHQKKDQYYHGANPVIVNRIRDEWTSILDIGCGTGQLGKALKQEGRTICGIESFEHAAKQAELELDHVLCGNIEQMTLPYRQEQFDCIIFGDVLEHLLDPWAVLKKVKPFLKKEGTILSSIPNIGHISTVLELLAGRWSYTDAGLMDQTHLRFFTLHEIHALFQSAGYRIRDLETIRVQHPSYANVTNDLHDLLVKHGIRFDFHEASTAYQYVVEAVPLNE; from the coding sequence GTGAGTTCAGATTCCCTTTCGTATTATCACCAAAAAAAGGATCAATATTATCACGGCGCGAACCCTGTTATCGTCAATCGTATTCGTGATGAATGGACATCTATTTTGGATATTGGATGCGGAACAGGCCAGCTTGGAAAAGCCTTGAAACAAGAGGGGCGGACAATATGCGGAATCGAATCATTTGAACATGCAGCAAAGCAGGCTGAACTGGAGTTAGATCATGTTCTATGCGGTAATATAGAACAGATGACCCTCCCTTATCGTCAAGAACAATTTGACTGCATCATCTTCGGCGACGTACTTGAACACTTACTTGATCCTTGGGCTGTCTTAAAAAAAGTCAAACCCTTCCTCAAAAAGGAGGGAACCATCCTATCATCTATCCCAAATATCGGCCATATCTCAACTGTTTTAGAATTGTTAGCTGGAAGGTGGTCTTATACAGATGCAGGGCTGATGGACCAAACACACTTACGTTTCTTTACCCTCCACGAAATACATGCACTCTTTCAGTCAGCAGGTTACCGTATTCGTGATCTGGAGACCATTCGTGTACAGCATCCTTCCTATGCGAACGTGACCAATGATTTACACGATCTGCTTGTGAAGCACGGAATACGTTTCGATTTTCATGAGGCATCTACAGCTTATCAATATGTTGTTGAGGCGGTTCCGCTTAATGAATAA
- a CDS encoding anti-repressor SinI family protein — METQVKRRVDEEWVYLIQEAKKIGLGIEEIQAFLTSNGDQKMINKP, encoded by the coding sequence ATGGAAACGCAAGTGAAAAGAAGAGTTGACGAAGAGTGGGTTTATTTGATTCAGGAAGCGAAAAAAATCGGACTAGGCATCGAAGAAATACAAGCTTTTTTAACATCCAACGGTGATCAGAAGATGATAAACAAACCATAA
- a CDS encoding GtrA family protein — protein sequence MYLVMGVCTTIVNIVSFYLFVEMFSMDYKTATVVSWVFAVLFAYITNKKYVFKQKARDTKSLMRELSSFFSVRLMSLGVDLGLMILFVSQMALNETVAKILVNFVIVVVNYVASKWFVFKKTKEDAI from the coding sequence ATGTATCTTGTCATGGGTGTGTGTACAACCATTGTCAACATTGTCAGCTTCTATCTATTCGTTGAGATGTTTTCCATGGATTATAAAACGGCAACGGTTGTTTCATGGGTATTTGCTGTTCTCTTTGCCTATATCACCAATAAGAAGTATGTCTTCAAGCAAAAGGCACGTGACACAAAAAGCCTGATGCGTGAGCTTTCTTCATTTTTTAGTGTACGTCTCATGTCTCTAGGTGTTGATCTAGGGCTGATGATTTTATTTGTGAGCCAGATGGCATTAAATGAAACCGTCGCAAAAATTCTTGTTAACTTTGTGATTGTGGTGGTCAATTATGTCGCCAGTAAATGGTTCGTCTTCAAGAAAACAAAAGAAGATGCGATTTAA
- a CDS encoding AraC family transcriptional regulator, whose amino-acid sequence MKKEAFAFRFHHSDVTLPAQIWSVGWEVQSSSLYSWNGVERKDQGKCIFQLTLSGHGMIEIGQKRYKVLPGQAFLVKSPSAYQYFFPEDSEHWEFLYLTLYGEACDLCFDHFIEQGKQVIRFHPNSKPIRLLKKIYDEACERRITNSFEGSSLAYQFVMELYSYLPKLEGQMEKWPEPIVQAALFASHHFHEEIGPDDMAAVARLSKSHFTREFKKATGFTPIHYLTNIRLEKAETLLKTTKYSIEEIAIQCGYRNANYLNKVFRKKIGMSPKQLRETSDA is encoded by the coding sequence TTGAAGAAAGAAGCATTTGCATTTCGTTTTCACCATTCTGATGTGACATTGCCGGCGCAAATTTGGTCTGTCGGCTGGGAAGTTCAATCATCTTCGTTATACAGCTGGAATGGCGTAGAGCGGAAGGATCAAGGCAAATGCATCTTTCAGCTCACACTGTCCGGTCATGGCATGATTGAAATTGGGCAAAAACGATACAAAGTATTGCCGGGACAGGCCTTTCTTGTGAAAAGCCCCAGTGCCTACCAATACTTTTTCCCAGAAGACAGTGAGCATTGGGAATTCCTATATTTGACGCTTTACGGGGAAGCCTGTGATCTTTGCTTTGATCATTTTATAGAACAGGGAAAGCAGGTCATACGTTTTCATCCAAATTCTAAACCGATCCGCCTGCTGAAGAAGATTTATGATGAAGCCTGTGAAAGACGGATTACCAATTCGTTTGAGGGGTCTAGCCTTGCTTATCAATTTGTCATGGAACTTTATTCTTATTTGCCAAAGCTTGAAGGACAAATGGAGAAATGGCCTGAGCCAATCGTACAGGCAGCTTTATTTGCAAGCCATCATTTTCATGAAGAAATTGGCCCTGACGATATGGCGGCTGTGGCACGTTTATCCAAAAGTCATTTTACGAGGGAATTCAAAAAGGCAACTGGCTTTACACCTATTCACTACTTAACAAATATTCGATTAGAAAAGGCGGAAACGTTACTGAAAACAACGAAATACTCGATTGAAGAAATCGCCATACAGTGCGGCTACCGAAATGCGAATTACTTAAATAAAGTCTTTCGCAAGAAAATTGGCATGTCTCCAAAGCAACTGCGGGAAACAAGCGATGCATAA
- a CDS encoding galactokinase, with protein MDMIDTLRAAFHQQFGNRGPLRYFFAPGRVNLIGEHTDYNGGHVFPCALTLGTYAACAKRSDGLVRMYSLNFEEEGVKEVDLSEIAYEESDGWANYPKGVFSKFAEGGMNVKEGFDIVYFGNIPNGAGLSSSASIELVTAVLIDEWYSFGVSNVDLALLAQRAENEFIGVNCGIMDQFSISLGKENHAILLKCDTLSYEYSPFRQDGLSLVIANTNKKRTLADSKYNERRAECQSALDDLRKELDIAHLCELTADELQQHAHLIQDTTNLKRARHAVTENERTLKAVNFLKDDKIEELGALMKASHLSLKNDYEVTGLELDALAEAAWRHPGTIGSRMTGAGFGGCTVSIVKDELLDSFIEETGAIYYEKTGIQASFYITGIGDGAREIT; from the coding sequence ATGGATATGATCGATACCTTGCGAGCGGCATTTCATCAACAATTTGGGAATAGGGGGCCACTTCGTTATTTTTTCGCCCCAGGCAGGGTGAACTTGATTGGTGAACATACAGATTACAATGGGGGACATGTTTTCCCGTGTGCACTTACACTAGGTACTTATGCGGCATGTGCAAAACGGTCAGATGGTCTTGTCAGGATGTATTCCCTGAACTTTGAAGAAGAAGGTGTGAAAGAAGTGGACCTTTCTGAAATCGCTTACGAAGAGTCAGACGGCTGGGCGAACTATCCAAAAGGTGTATTCAGCAAGTTTGCAGAAGGAGGAATGAACGTGAAAGAAGGCTTTGATATTGTGTACTTCGGTAATATTCCAAATGGTGCAGGACTGTCTTCAAGTGCCTCCATTGAACTTGTCACAGCTGTATTGATTGATGAATGGTATTCATTTGGCGTATCAAACGTCGATCTTGCCCTTCTTGCGCAGCGTGCAGAAAATGAATTTATTGGCGTCAATTGCGGGATTATGGATCAATTTTCTATTAGTCTCGGAAAAGAAAATCACGCCATACTTCTTAAATGTGACACCCTTTCCTATGAGTACAGTCCATTTCGACAAGATGGTTTATCACTTGTCATCGCCAATACAAACAAAAAGCGGACACTGGCAGATTCCAAATACAATGAACGCCGAGCAGAGTGTCAGTCTGCCTTAGATGATCTCAGAAAAGAATTAGACATCGCGCATTTATGTGAGCTAACCGCTGATGAACTTCAGCAGCATGCCCATTTGATCCAAGATACAACGAATCTTAAACGTGCGAGACATGCGGTGACGGAAAATGAACGGACCTTGAAAGCTGTAAATTTTCTGAAAGATGATAAAATTGAGGAACTAGGCGCTCTGATGAAGGCATCTCACCTCTCTTTAAAAAATGATTATGAAGTAACTGGACTTGAATTAGATGCACTTGCAGAAGCAGCTTGGCGTCATCCTGGTACGATTGGTTCACGAATGACCGGTGCAGGCTTTGGCGGCTGTACAGTCAGTATTGTGAAAGATGAGTTGCTGGACTCATTTATAGAAGAAACAGGTGCGATTTATTATGAAAAAACGGGCATTCAAGCATCGTTTTACATAACTGGAATTGGAGACGGCGCAAGAGAAATAACATAA
- the galE gene encoding UDP-glucose 4-epimerase GalE — MTILVCGGAGFIGSHAVAALLAKGENVVIVDNLQTGHKEAVLEGAVLEQGDLRDTAFLRNVFETHSIEAVMHFAADSLVGESVTDPLKYYDNNVGGAIALLQVMNEFDVKKIVFSSTAATYGEPKRVPIVETDETNPTNPYGETKLAIEKMLKWSEKAYGIEYVVLRYFNVAGAHTEGLVGEDHQPETHLIPIILQVALGKRDQIMIYGDDYETDDGTCIRDYIHVMDLVEAHILAVDRLRQGKGSATYNLGNGTGFSVKQVVEAAREVTGHPIPAQVAKRRAGDPAKLIASSDKALQELGWQPQYADLHTIIQSAWEWFQKHPEGYQSE, encoded by the coding sequence ATGACAATTTTAGTTTGTGGAGGAGCAGGTTTCATTGGCAGTCATGCGGTGGCAGCCCTTTTAGCCAAAGGAGAAAATGTGGTGATTGTCGATAATCTCCAGACAGGTCATAAAGAAGCTGTCCTCGAGGGAGCGGTATTAGAGCAAGGTGATTTAAGAGATACAGCCTTTTTAAGGAACGTCTTTGAGACACATTCAATTGAAGCAGTCATGCACTTTGCTGCCGATTCGCTAGTCGGTGAGAGTGTCACTGACCCGCTGAAGTATTATGACAACAATGTCGGCGGGGCCATTGCCTTACTTCAGGTGATGAACGAATTTGATGTGAAAAAGATTGTGTTTTCTTCAACAGCTGCTACATATGGTGAACCAAAGCGTGTGCCTATAGTGGAAACCGATGAGACGAATCCAACCAATCCTTACGGTGAAACCAAATTAGCGATTGAAAAAATGTTGAAATGGTCTGAGAAAGCATACGGCATTGAATATGTTGTGCTTCGCTACTTTAATGTGGCGGGTGCTCATACAGAAGGGCTTGTCGGTGAGGATCATCAGCCTGAGACGCATCTCATTCCCATTATCCTTCAAGTAGCTCTTGGGAAACGGGATCAAATCATGATTTACGGTGATGATTATGAAACAGATGATGGTACATGCATTAGAGATTATATTCATGTGATGGACTTAGTAGAGGCACATATCTTAGCAGTTGATCGTTTGCGGCAGGGAAAAGGGAGTGCAACTTATAACTTAGGAAATGGTACAGGTTTTTCCGTTAAGCAGGTTGTAGAAGCGGCAAGAGAGGTAACAGGTCATCCTATACCAGCACAGGTGGCAAAAAGACGAGCAGGAGATCCCGCAAAACTCATTGCTTCATCCGACAAGGCGCTCCAAGAACTAGGGTGGCAGCCTCAATACGCAGATCTTCATACAATCATTCAAAGTGCATGGGAATGGTTCCAGAAGCATCCGGAAGGCTACCAGAGTGAATAA
- the galT gene encoding UDP-glucose--hexose-1-phosphate uridylyltransferase: MAIDIFEKLEQLIRYGIDTELITPLDTDYVRNRLLEVLGLDDAEPRTVSGGIEIEEILAPILDWAVETGLLPQGTDTYRDLLDAKIMGCLVAPPSVIEAKFEEIRLHEGAKAATSWFYEMQKNAHYIHTGRIAKNVQWFTTTDDGVLEITINLSKPEKDPKAIAEAKKLSQKQYPLCLLCKENVGFQGRINHPARQNHRIIPVTLREEAWYLQFSPYVYYNEHCIVFKGEHEPMKLTKKTFERLLSFISIYPHYFIGSNADLPIVGGSILSHDHFQGGAHEFPMAKAKMEDIFSLKAFPEVKAGIVKWPMSVIRLQSNIQQALADAAGYILKKWKTYSDQEVNLISHTGDTSHNTITPIARRQGEAYELDLVLRNNRTDEQHPYGIFHPHEEVHHIKKENIGLIEVMGLAVLPGRLADELSQLKEALLSKQPLEEIKVRPAIMKHERWAKRMLEEKTFTKDNVETILQEEIGHIFSRILAQAGVFKRTEQGKTAFKRFIHTLNTGG; this comes from the coding sequence ATGGCAATTGATATTTTTGAAAAGCTTGAACAGTTAATTCGATACGGGATAGATACAGAGCTCATCACACCACTTGATACAGATTATGTGAGGAATCGACTGCTGGAGGTGCTTGGTCTTGATGACGCTGAGCCAAGAACGGTCTCAGGTGGTATCGAAATTGAAGAGATTTTGGCACCTATTTTAGATTGGGCAGTAGAAACAGGTCTTCTTCCTCAAGGAACAGATACGTATCGCGATTTACTTGATGCAAAAATCATGGGTTGTTTGGTGGCACCGCCAAGTGTGATTGAAGCCAAGTTTGAAGAGATACGTCTTCATGAAGGAGCAAAGGCAGCCACAAGCTGGTTCTATGAGATGCAAAAAAATGCACATTACATTCATACGGGCAGAATAGCCAAAAATGTTCAGTGGTTTACAACAACAGACGATGGTGTGCTGGAAATCACAATTAATCTATCTAAACCGGAAAAAGATCCAAAGGCAATTGCTGAAGCCAAGAAGCTCAGTCAAAAGCAATACCCTCTTTGTCTTCTCTGTAAAGAAAACGTTGGATTTCAAGGGCGAATCAATCATCCAGCTAGACAGAATCACCGTATTATTCCTGTTACGTTAAGAGAAGAAGCGTGGTATCTGCAATTTTCACCTTATGTGTATTACAACGAACATTGTATTGTGTTCAAAGGCGAACATGAGCCGATGAAGCTTACAAAAAAAACATTTGAACGCTTGCTTTCCTTTATATCAATCTACCCCCATTATTTCATTGGATCGAACGCTGATCTCCCGATTGTCGGAGGCAGTATATTAAGTCATGATCATTTTCAAGGCGGTGCTCATGAATTTCCGATGGCGAAAGCAAAAATGGAGGATATCTTTTCTCTTAAGGCGTTCCCAGAAGTGAAGGCTGGGATTGTGAAATGGCCAATGTCAGTCATTCGATTGCAAAGTAACATTCAGCAAGCTCTTGCAGACGCCGCTGGTTACATTCTAAAAAAATGGAAAACGTATTCAGACCAAGAAGTCAATCTGATTTCTCATACGGGAGATACCTCGCACAATACCATCACACCTATAGCACGCCGCCAAGGTGAAGCTTATGAATTAGACCTTGTGCTGCGCAATAATCGTACAGATGAACAACATCCGTATGGTATCTTTCATCCGCACGAAGAAGTACATCATATTAAAAAAGAGAATATCGGATTAATTGAAGTCATGGGTTTGGCCGTTCTTCCTGGAAGATTAGCAGATGAATTGAGCCAATTAAAAGAAGCGCTATTATCCAAGCAGCCTCTTGAAGAAATCAAAGTCCGCCCTGCCATCATGAAGCACGAAAGGTGGGCAAAGCGCATGCTCGAAGAGAAAACCTTCACAAAAGACAATGTAGAAACTATTTTACAAGAGGAGATCGGACACATCTTCTCTCGCATTCTCGCACAAGCTGGTGTGTTTAAAAGAACAGAGCAAGGGAAAACAGCTTTTAAACGTTTCATTCATACATTAAACACAGGCGGGTGA